In one window of Nakamurella alba DNA:
- a CDS encoding nicotinate phosphoribosyltransferase: MATTASTALMTDQYELTMLQAALADGTADRRCTFEVFARRLPSGRRYGVVAGTARVVDAIADFVFDEQTLERLAPILDERTREHLAGWRFDGEVDGYPEGELFFPDSPILSVSGSFASAVILETLVLSILNHDCAIASAAARMVTAADGRPLIEMGSRRTHEEAAVASARAAYLAGFGTTSNLMAGRRYGIPTGGTAAHAFTLLHDSEEAAFASQVAAMGAGTTLLVDTYDITQGIATAVEVAGTGLGAVRIDSGDLGVLARAARQQLDELGATSTKVVLSGDLDEYAIAALRAEPVDIYGVGTSLVTGSGAPTAGMVYKLVEVDGRPVAKRSLNKASHGGAKTALRRHKPSGTATEEIVFLKAGPAPEPEDGDRVLPVPLLRAGAPVDGLPDLTAARERLRAALVTLPWEGLTLSEGDPAIPTTLLGP, translated from the coding sequence ATGGCCACCACGGCATCGACCGCGCTCATGACCGACCAGTACGAGCTGACCATGCTGCAGGCGGCACTCGCCGACGGCACCGCGGACCGGCGCTGCACCTTCGAGGTGTTCGCCCGCCGGCTGCCCTCCGGCCGCCGGTACGGGGTGGTGGCCGGGACCGCGCGGGTGGTCGACGCGATCGCCGACTTCGTGTTCGACGAGCAGACCCTGGAGCGACTCGCCCCGATCCTGGACGAGCGCACCCGCGAGCACCTGGCCGGCTGGCGCTTCGACGGCGAGGTCGACGGCTACCCGGAGGGCGAGCTGTTCTTCCCGGACTCCCCGATCCTGTCCGTCTCCGGCAGCTTCGCCTCCGCGGTGATCCTGGAGACGCTGGTGCTCAGCATCCTCAACCACGACTGCGCCATCGCATCCGCGGCGGCCCGGATGGTGACCGCCGCCGACGGGCGTCCGCTGATCGAGATGGGCTCGCGGCGCACGCACGAGGAGGCCGCGGTGGCCTCCGCCCGGGCGGCTTACCTGGCCGGCTTCGGCACCACGTCGAACCTGATGGCCGGTCGCCGCTACGGCATTCCCACCGGCGGCACGGCGGCGCACGCCTTCACCCTGCTGCACGACAGCGAGGAGGCCGCCTTCGCGTCGCAGGTCGCGGCCATGGGCGCCGGCACCACCCTGCTGGTCGACACCTACGACATCACCCAGGGCATCGCGACCGCCGTCGAGGTGGCCGGGACCGGCCTGGGCGCCGTCCGCATCGACTCCGGTGACCTCGGCGTGCTGGCCCGGGCGGCCCGGCAGCAGCTGGACGAACTCGGCGCCACCTCCACCAAGGTCGTGCTCTCCGGCGACCTGGACGAGTACGCGATCGCCGCACTGCGCGCCGAGCCGGTCGACATCTACGGCGTGGGCACCTCTCTCGTCACCGGGTCCGGGGCACCGACGGCCGGGATGGTCTACAAACTGGTCGAGGTCGACGGCCGGCCGGTGGCCAAGCGCAGCCTCAACAAGGCCTCGCACGGCGGCGCGAAGACCGCGCTGCGCCGGCACAAACCGTCCGGCACCGCCACCGAGGAGATCGTCTTCCTCAAGGCCGGCCCGGCGCCGGAACCGGAGGACGGCGACCGGGTGCTGCCGGTGCCGCTGCTGCGCGCCGGGGCACCGGTCGACGGCCTGCCGGACCTGACCGCCGCCCGCGAGCGGCTGCGCGCCGCGCTGGTCACCCTGCCCTGGGAGGGACTGACCCTGTCCGAGGGGGACCCGGCGATCCCGACCACCCTGCTCGGCCCCTGA
- the clpS gene encoding ATP-dependent Clp protease adapter ClpS, producing the protein MSATAPTRSPEQVTDEITAPDSPWVTIVWNDPVNLMSYVTWVFQKLLGHPKPRAEKLMLDVHRRGRATVSVGTREAMEADVAKLQGAGLWATLAQDR; encoded by the coding sequence ATGTCTGCCACCGCGCCCACGCGCAGTCCCGAGCAGGTCACCGACGAGATCACCGCGCCGGACAGCCCGTGGGTCACCATCGTCTGGAACGACCCGGTCAACCTGATGTCCTACGTCACCTGGGTCTTCCAGAAGCTGCTCGGCCACCCGAAACCGCGCGCCGAGAAGCTGATGCTCGACGTGCACCGGCGCGGTCGGGCCACCGTCTCGGTCGGCACCCGGGAGGCGATGGAGGCCGACGTCGCCAAGCTGCAGGGTGCCGGTCTCTGGGCCACCCTGGCACAGGACCGCTGA